The DNA sequence GCGGCGCAGCCGTTCCTTGTTGCGCTCCAGCGCCTCGTGCAACTGCGTCAGGCAGTGGTAGCGGAAGTCGAGATCGCGCGACCAGTCCGTCTCGTCGAAGGCCCGCCGCGCCGCCGCCACCGCGCGGCCCATGTCCTCGACCGTGCCGTCGGTGGCCTGACCCGCCACCTGCTCACTGGCCGGATGGATGACGTCGAACATGGCGCCACTGCTCGTCAGCTGCAGTTCGCCGTCGATCAGCATCCGCTCGTCGCCGGCCAACACACCCGATTCGGTCTCCATTGTCGTCATGCGCCTAGCGTTACAAACAACGCCCAAAGCGTCAGGCGAATCGCGGAAATAGCGTTCTCCGAATCCGAGGTGGCGATTCTCCTTGTCTCCGTCGGACTCGAACCCGACCCGCGCGGAACACGCCAACGCCGCAAAGCCCACCCGAGCCAGGGCGGTGTCGTCTAGTCCTGGTTCTTGATGCCGACCGCGTGGCGCAACTGGGCGAGGAACTCGTCTCCGTCGTCACTGCGCACGATGTAGTGACACACCGCGACGCGGATCGCCGTGGCGGCCTTGACCGCGGCATTGGGCCCCGACAGCAGCTTCTCCAGGCGCGCCCGCATCAGCGGGATGATCCGCGACAACTGCGCGATGACCACCTCGGGTTCGATGTCGACGAGCCGGACACCCGAGTAGGACTGCTGGTAGGAAACGATGAATCTCAGCGCGGCATCGAGTTTCTCGGTACCCCGCAGACCCTGGGTGGCCTTGCTGATGCCCTGGTCGAACATCGACCGCTCGTAGCGGCCGAACGCGTCGAGCAACTCCTGTTTGGAGGCGAACCAGCGGTACAGCGTCGGCCGTGACACCCCCGCCTGCAGCGCGACCTCCGACAGGCTCAGCTTCGTCTGGCCGCTGCGCCCGAGCACCTCGGCGGTGGCCGCGAGGATGCGGTGCTGCGTCGACGAATCGTCGTATTCGGCGGCGTCGCGCCGGGCGGTCAGTGGTTCGTTCACGTCCAGGGCCTCGAGTGATCGGATGTTCCACAAATCGTAGAGCCTGTAATGCCGCGTCGGGGCATCCGCAGGGTCCGGCCGTCGCGAATCACAGCGATTTCTTCAGCAGCGCCACCGTGTCGAGGTCCTTCAGCGCGGCCACACCCCGTCGCAGCCCCTCGTACGCGATGTTCTCGTCCTGCATGCCGCCCAAGCCTGCGGTGATGAGCGCGGCGACATAGGCGTAGAGCGCGGCCTGGCGGTACCGGTGCCACAGTTGCTCGCGGTCGAGATCCGGACCGCCCGCGGCGACGAGTGCACGGCGGTACGTGTCGAGCAGCTCGCGTTGCGATTCCTGTCGGGCCGCCGGGGTCATCCCGGTGACCAGGGTGTACGCCAGTTCGCGGCTGGGATGTCCGCGGCGGATCGCCTGCCAGTCGAGCAATCCGGCGGCGCCGTTGCGGAAGTAGAGGTTCCCGGGGTGGGCGTCGCCGTGCATGATCGTGTGCGGCGGTTCGTCGATCAACTGCGCGGCGGCGCGGTAGTTGGCGTCGATGTAGCCGCCCTGGTGCACCGCGATGTCGGTGCGTTCGGCCACCCGCCGTGCCGACGCCGTCAGCAGGCGTCCGGTCAGCATGGACGTGTGGTCGGCCGACGCGGAGTAGACCCACCCCAGCGGGCCGCCGCCGGAGGACGGCAGCCGGCCCCAGAACGTCGCGTGCAGGCGCGCCAGGAGTTCGACGACCGACGCCGCCTCGTCACGGGTCAGCGGGTGGAGCGTGTCGGGGAAGCGGCATTCGGCCACCGGCAGGTCCTCGAGCACCAGGACGTAGCGGCCGGTGAGACGGTCGAACGCCGAACCGTACGGCATCGGCGCCCCGCTGAGTTCCGGACGCAACTGCCGGTAGAACCGCACCTCGGTGTCGCCGAGCCGGCCGAGTTCGCCCATGAGCCGCGTCGCCACCGTCCGGGCCGGCAGCTTGACGAATACTGTGGGCGGAACGCCGTCACCGGTCAGCGCCAGCCGGGCCCGCGACGAGGTGCCGGCGTCCGCGCCGACGACCGAGACCGAGGTGACCGTGCGGTTCATCAGACGTGACAGTGCCGGTGCGTCGAGGTCGGCGACCGAGCGGGGGAACGCCCGCATCCGCCGCAGCGCGGCGTCGGTCGCCACCCGCTGCAGGCCACGCCCGAGATGGGCGGCCAGGCCCGCGGCGGGCGAAATACGCAGCGTCGTCGTCACCGATGCGAGTCTCCTCGGGGCACCATGCTGAGATGAGTTTACAAAGAAGCTTCAGACTGTAAATCAGTTTCCGCTCACGTCAAACAGGAGGGTCGATGCCGGGACCGCTGGACGGTGTCAAGGTCGTCGAACTGGGGGTGTGGGTCGCCGCCCCGGCCACGGGCGGAATCCTCGCCGACTGGGGTGCGGACGTCATCAAGGTGGAACCGCCGTCCGGGGATCCGGCGCGGACGTTCGGGCGGATGCTCGGACTCGACGACGAGGTGAACCCGCCGTTCGAGATGGACAACCGGTCAAAGCGCAGTGTCGTGGTCGATCTCACCGACGAGAACGGGCAGCGGGTGATGCACGAGCTGCTCAGCGCCGCAGATGTTTTCGTGACGAATGTGCGCCCCCTCGCGTTGCGCCGCCTCGGGCTGGATTTCGAGACGGTCGCCACCGGCAATCCCCGGCTCGTCTACGGGTTGATCACCGGGTACGGCATGGTGGGACCCGACGCCGACCGGGCCGCCTACGACGTGGCCGCGTTCTGGGCCCGCGCGGGGCTGGCGCATCTGCTCACCCGTCCCGGTGAGGATCCGCCGTTCCAACGCGGCGGGATGGGCGACCACACGGTGGGGATGACGCTCGCCGCCGCGGTGTGTGCGGCGCTGGTGTCGCGCGCCACCACGGGCGCCGGTCAGCTCGTGACGACCTCGCTGTACCGACAGGGCGTCTACACGGTCAGCTTCGACCTCAACACGTTCCTGCTCACCGGCCACCAGATCGCGATCGGCCGGCGGGAATCGATGGGCAACCCGTGTATGAACAACTACGCGGCCGGAGACGGACGCCGGTTCTGGATCGTCGGGCTGGAGGGGGAGCGGCACTGGCCGGCGTTGTGCCGCACCGTCGGTCGTCAGGACTGGTTGACCGATGACCGGTTCGCCACCGGCCGATCGCGGGCGGTCAACGCCCACATCCTCATCGCGGAACTCGACGCCGTCTTCGCAACCCGGCCGCTGTCGGAGTGGGCGGAGGTCTTCGCGGCCGAACCGGACCTGTTCTGGTCGCCGATCAACACACTGGAGGACGTCGTCTCCGACGATCAGTTCCATGCCGCCGGGGGAGCCGTCTTCGTTCCCGACGGCGACGGGACCATTCCCATGGTCGCCACGCCCGCCGACTTCCACGGCACACCCTGTGCGCCGCGCGCTGCCGCCCCGCGACTCGGTGCACACACCGGTGAGGTCCTGGCCGATCCCCGGTCGGCCTGGCTCAGCTGACCGCTTCGCCGTCGGTGACGCCGGCGGCATGACGCAGCTGCGCCAGGAAGTCGTCGGCGTCGTCGCTGCGCACCAGATAGTGCGAGATCGCCACCCGCACAGCGGTCGACGCTGCGACGGCGGCATCGGGACCGGCCATGCCGCGCTGCAACCGGTCGCGCATGCGCGGCAGGATGCGCGACAGCCGCGCGATGACCTGTGCGGGTTCGATGTCGACCATGCGCAGACCCGGATAGGACTGCTGGTAGGAGACGATGATGCGCAGTGCCGCGTCGAGTCGCTCGTCTGCAGGCAGCTCCGCGGCCGCGGATGCGACGGCGCGCTCGTAGATGGAGCGTTCCCACACCACGAAGGCGGCCAACAGATCCTGCTTGGACGGGAACCAGCGGTAGAGGGTGGGGCGCGACACCCTGGCCTGCGCGGCCACCTGCGAGAGGCTCAGCTTCGTCATCCCGTTGCGGCCGAGCACTTCCGCGGTGGCGGCGAGGATCCGCTCTCGGGTGGTGGCCTCGTCGCCCGACACCGTCGTCATCGTCGTAGCTTTACAAATTTTGCGACGACTGTCACGCTGGATCGGTGACCTCCCCATCAGCGGCGGCCCGCGAGTACAGCTCGGTCGACATCACCTCGTCGTCGTTCTGGCAGCAGCCGTTCGGCCGGCGGGACAGCACGTTCGCGCAGTTGCGTGCGGCGGACGGGCTGAGCTGGCATCACCCGCTGTCCTCGCTGTTCCCGGTGGAGGAGGCCGGCTTCTGGGCGGTCACCCGCCGCGCCGACATCGTGTTCGTCAGCCAGCACCCCGAACTGTTCACCTCCGCACAGGGAGTCGCGCTGGATCCGATGCCGGCCGACGTGCAGCGGTTCGCATCGTTCTTCCTCACCATGGACCCGCCCGAGCACACCGTGTACCGGCGGCTGATCAGTTCCGCGTTCACCCCGCGCAATGTGCGCCGGATCGAAGAGCAGATCCACGACAACGCGGTCGCGGTCGTCGACGATCTGGTCGGTGCGGGTGAGCTCGATTTCGTCGCAGCGTGTTCGGCGCGCTTGCCGATGCTGACCATCATGGAGATGCTCGGGGTGCCCGCCGCCGACCAGCCGGCCGTCGCCCAAGCCGCCGAGAAGCTGTTCTCCATGAGCGACGACGAGTACAGCACGCTCGAGGAACGGGCGGCGGATACGGTCAACGAGATCATGCTGCTGTCGGCCACCGGCGCGGAACTCGCCCAATTCCGGCGCAGCCACCCGGGAGACGATCTGATGACCAGCATCGTCAACGCCGAGGTCGACGGAAAACGGTTGACCGACGAGGAGATCGGCGCGTTCCTGATCCTGCTGGCGTCGGCGGGTAACGACACCACGAAGCAGACGACGACGCACGCGATGCTGGCGCTGTCCGAGCACCCCGCCCAGCGCGAGTGGCTGATGGCCGACTTCGAAGGCCGCATCGGCACCGCGGTCGAGGAATTCGTCCGCTGGTCCACACCGGTCCTGCAGTTCGCGCGGTTCGCCACCACCGACACCGAGATCAACGGACAGCCGGTCAGCGCCGGCGACAAAGTGGGCCTCTTCTACTGTTCGGCCAACCGCGACGAAACGGTGTTCAGCGATCCGCACGGCTTCGACCTGAGCCGGTCGCCGAACCCGCATCTCGGCTTCGGTGGCGGCGGCCCGCACTTCTGCCTGGGTAGCCAACTGGCGAAAACCGAACTGCGGCATCTGTTCCGGGAACTGCTGACCCGACTGACCCACGTCGAGTTCGGCGAGCCCGACCTGCTGTACAGCACCTTCGTGCACGGCATCAAACGGCTCCCGGCCGTCGTCCGCTGAGGCGGGCGACCCACTCAGCGTGGATCGATCGCGTTGCGCAGGCGCTCGGCCGGGTAGGTCGATGCCCCCGCAGCGCGTACGCGTTCGGTCAGCGCACGGTCTGATGTCGCGATACGCAATGCGCCCGGGTCCTCGGCTGCCCGCACCAGCCGGACGATCTCGTCGTCGGCGGAATCGGGCGCCGACACCGGAGCGTGGGTGACGGTGACCGTCTCGGACGTGATCGGTGGGGACAGCGGCTTCTCGAACACGACTGTCACGTCGACGGATTCGGTACGCGCCCAGCGTTCGAGCGCTTCGACGAGGCGCACCATCGCGCCGCGCCGGTCACGCCACCATCCGTCCGGGCGGGAGCCGATGACGTTCATCCCGTCGACGATCCACCGCATCGCTCCAGCGTAGGCCTCACCGAGGGGGTCGTGGGCGCACCAGCACCGCCTGCTGGATCGCGCCGACCGGCCCGTACTCGTCGAAGAGTGTGCCACTGGTGGTGCCGATCCCGTCCGGCCCGTAGCTGGTGTCGGCGCGGATGCCGATCCACTCTCCGTCGGGGATCCGATGCACGTGGACGACCAGGTCGGTGTTGAGGAACGTCCACGTGCGGATGTCGAGTTTCGCGCCGATGCCGTTCGCGTCGTCGGCGACGGCGAACAACCGCTCCAGCGGCGTCATCGTCTCGCCCTGCACGAGGTCGACGGTCGGGGTGATCCACGATTCGCCCGGCCCGTCGTTCAGGGGCGGGGTGAGCCACCGCCAGTCGAGGCTGTGGACGTAGTTGCGGTCCCAGTCCTTGGCCATGTCCCGGCGTCGGGCCTCCGACAGCGGGCGCAGCGGCGGCGCCCCCGCGTGCTGGATTCCGGTGGTGTCGAGCTGCTGCAGGCGCCAGCCGCTGGCCCGCGCCACCGGCCGCGGTGAGCCGTCCGGGCCCAGCGCGGACATCTGCGCGCTGACCAACTCGATCTGCCTACCCGTTCGCTCCCGCCGGGCGCTGACCCACAGGTCGCCCTCGGCCGGGACCGGACCCAGCAGATCGACCATCACCCGGCTCAACCGGGTGTCGTCACGCTGTTCGCAGCGTTGCAGGGCACGCACCAACAGTGCCGACACGGGTGCGGCGTGCTGGATCGCCGCCGACCATGTGCTGCGCACCAGATCGGTGGCGAGGAATTTCTCACCGTGTGAATCATCGCCCACCCGTTGGTAATACGCCTCCGACATCAGGGCAGGCCCGCGCCGGGGAGGTCGACGATCGTCGTGTCGACACAGGAGTTCTTCGTACCGACGAGTCGCTCCGGATAGGCGTCGGTGGCCGATACGAGGAACAGCATGCGACGCTCCGGGCCGCCGAGCGCACACGCGACGGCGATGCGGTCACCGATGTCGATGCGGTCGGTGACTGCCCCGCCGTCGACCACTCGCTGGAATTGGTGAGCCAGCGTCAGCGCGGTCCAGACCCCACCGCCGGCGTCGATCGCGATGCCGTCGGGTGGTCCGTCGAGCCCGTCGGCGAACGTCCTGCGGTCCCGCAGGGCGCCGTCGTCGCCGATGGTGAACGCCGTCAGGCGCCGTCCGGTGGATTCGGCGACGATCAACGTGGCGCGGTCTTCGGTGATCGCCATGCCGTTGGGGAAGTCGAGCCCGTGGGCGACGACGGTTGCGGCACCGTCACCGTCGAGGCGGACGATGACCCCGTCCGTGCGCGCCTGGGAGCCGATGTAGGCGCGGCCCGCGTCGTCGACGACCATGTCGCCGAGGTCTGCCCCGGTCAGTTCGGCGAGATCGGCGACGACCGTGACGGTCTCACCGTCGTAGCGCAGCACCTGCCTGCTCCTGGTGGAGGCGATGAGCAGCGAACCGTCCGGCCGGAATCCCAGCCCGGACGGCGCGTGGCCCGGCACGGGGAGGGTGGTCACCGACCCGCTGAGGTCGACGGTGTGCACCGCTTCGCCCAGCATGTCGGAGAACCACAGCAGCCCTTCGAACCACCGCGGCCCCTCCCCGAGGCAGTAGCCTGCCGTCAGCAGTGTGGGTACCGGTCGGTCCGAGATCTGCCGCGCTGTCACGTCACGCCTTTACAAAACACGCGACAAGTGTCACGCTCCCTACGTGCCACTGTCAACCACCTGCGGCGTTGGCGCGCCATGAAGAAGTACCACAGCCACACACTGCTGTACCTCCACGAGACGATCGCGCTGGGATCGGGTCGGTCCGACCGGTTCACCGAACGCTTCAGCGCCGTCTACCACCCCATGATGACCGACCTCGGTGCCAGGCTGTTCGCCATCTGGGAGACCACACCGTACAACGGGCACTGGCCGCAGGTCACGATCATCTGGGAGATCGACGCCTTCGCCGACTACGCCCGTATCGGCAAGGCGCAGGGCAGAGGCGGCAGCCACGCCGGACCCGCGGCGGCGTGGGCGGAGTTCCTCGCCGAGACAGGGGCCAGCGGCGAGGGCCGGATCATGTACGCCGGACGGAGCAACCGCACGCTGGCACAGCTGCAGGAGGCGGAATTCGGTGCGGGACTGGTGATCCAAGAGGTGATGCAGACCAAACCGGGCCGGCAGGACGACTACATCCGCGAATTGGAACGACTCTACGTGCCGTGGTCCGAGCGCACCGGCAAGCGGTGGCTGGGCTCCTTCATCACGACGTTCCGGTTCAACGAGGTCATCCATTACTGGGCGCTCGACGGCGAGTGGGACTGCTTCGCCGAGCACTACCCGTCGTGGAAGGACAGCCCGCCCGCGGAGATCGTCACCTGGATGAGCGTCGCGCCCGCGTTGCGCGACGGTTGGGAGGACTCCATCCTGGCCGCGCTACCACCGTCGCCGCTGCAGTGAACGCCGGCGGGAAGACCCCGGTGAAGCACCGGTTCTCCTACGATCCGTTCGACGCGGCCGTGATGGCCGATCCGCTGCCGTTCTATCGGACGCTGCGCGACGAACACCCCCTCTATTACGTGCAGAGGTGGGATACCTACGCACTGTCGCGGTTCGCCGACATCTGGGACGTGCTCGCAATCAACGACGGAACGTTCGTCGCCTCCGAGGGCACGCTGCCGTCGTCGGCCGTGCTCGCCACCCACAACACCGGGCCGGTGCCGGATCCACCGTTGTCCCCCATGCCCTTCCATGCCAACTTCGACGCACCGGTCTACACCGACGTGCGGCGCTGCACCTCGGGTCCCTTCCGGTCGCGGTCGGTGAGCCGGCTGGTCGACAGAGTCCGGGAACTGGCCAACGAACGCCTCGACGAACTGCTGCCGCGCGGGCGGTTCGACCTCACCCAGGATTACGGTGGAATGGTGGCCGCCGCGATGGTGTGCGAGCTGATCGGGCTGCCCACCGAACTGGCCCCTGAGGTGTTGGCCACCGTCAATGCCGGCAGCCTCGCCCAGCCCGGGAGCGGAGTCGAGGTGGCCAACGCCCGGCCGGGCTACCTCGAGTACCTGCGGCCGGTGGTCGAACGCCGACGCGCCGACCGGTCCGTCTCCGCGCTGGCGATCGTGGACGCCCTGCTCGCGTACCGCAAACCCGACGGCACGCCGCTGACGGACACGGAGGCCGCCGTGCAGATGCTCGGAGTCTTCATCGGCGGGACGGAGACCGTGCCCAAGATCGTCGCCCACGGACTGTGGGAACTCGGCCGGCGACCCGATCAGATGGCGCAGGTGCGTGCGGATCCGGCGGCGACCGTCCCGTTGGCCCGCGAGGAGATGATCCGCTACTGCGCGCCCGCGCAGTGGTTCGCCCGCACGGTGCGCAGGCCCTTCACGATTCACGGCACCACCATCGAGCCGGGGCAGCGCATCATCACACTCCTGGCGTCGGCGAACCGCGACGAGCGGGAGTATCCGGATCCCGACGAATTCGTCTGGGACCGGCGGATCGAACGCCAGCTGGCATTCGGCCGCGGCCAGCACTCCTGCCTCGGGGTCCATCTGGCACGCCTGGAGATCACCGTCATGGTCACCGAATGGCTCAGGCGGGTCGCGGATTTCAGCGTCGACACCGAGCACGCGTCGCGCCCGCCGTCGAGTTTCCAGTGGGGCTGGAACCGCCTGCCCGTGCACGTCGAGGTGGAGGGCGTCTGACGTGTGGGCGTATCGGCTGGTGGCCCCGTACACCTTCGAGAAGCGGCAACTGCCCGAACCGACGGCCCGAGGACTGGGCGACGGCCAGGTGCTGCTGCGGTTCCTGGCGGCGGGGATCTGTGGGAGCGATCTGCCCGGATTCCGCGGTGCCAAGGGGCGGCTACCCGGCGACACCGGGGCCAGCGCCGCCGAGATGGACGGCTTTCCCGTCCACGAGATCACCGGTGAGGTGGTGGCGAGCAGGCATCCGGCGCACCAGCCGGGGGACCGGGTGGTCGGATGGGCCTCGGGGTTCGACGGTCTGATGCAGTTCGTCGTGGCCGACGGCGAAGGGCTGGGCTCCTACGATGCCGCGCTGGCGCCACACCGCGCCGTCGCACTGCAGCCGCTGGCCTGCGTGCTCTACGCGGTCGAACAACTGCCCGACCTCAGCGGCCGCCACGTGGCGGTCATCGGTCAGGGGTCGATCGGTGTGCTGTTCTCCTATGTCGCGAAAACCGCGGGCGCCCGGCGGGTTACGGGCGTCGATCCGATCGACCGCAGCGCGTTCGGGACGGCATTCGGCGTCGACACCGCCGTCCGGGCGTCCAGTGACCGATGGGTCAGTCATCTGGGCGCCGAGGACCGGCCGGATGTGGTGGTCGAAGCCGTCGGCCACCAGGTGGCCACCCTCAACCACGCGATCGAGGCCGTCGCGCCCGGCGGTACGGTCTTCTACTTCGGTGTTGCCGACGACGACACCTACCCGATCAGCATGCGGCTGATGCTTCGTAACAACCTGACGCTCAAATCCGGTGTCACACTGGAGCGTAGGCGCATGCTCGCGCGGGCTGGCGACTTCGCACGCGACCATCCCGACCTCCTGCCCACCTACGTGACCCACACGTTCGGCGTCGACGAGGTGCAGGCGGCCTTCGAACTGGCATCCCGGCCGACCCCCTGCCGGGTCAAGATCGCGATCACCGCATGAGCGCCCGCGGCCCACTGCGTGACGTGCTCGACGGGGGCGCGCCGGTCTTCGGCGGGTGGGTGGTCGGCCCGACCGTCATCGGACCCGAGGAGTTCGCGGCCGCCGGCTACGACTACGTCGGCATCGACCTGCAGCACGGGTACCTCGACGACGCCGATGCCGCGCTACTGCTGCGCCGACTCGAGCACGTACCCGTCGCCACCGTCGTGCGACTGCCCACCGCCCACGCCGCACCGATCGGCCGCGTGCTCGACGCCGGCGCCGACGCGGTGGTCGTCGCGATGGTCGAGTCGGCCGACGAGGCGGCGGCCGCGGTCGCAGCCACCCGGTATCCGCCGGCCGGGATACGCAGCTTCGGACCGCTGCGGGCGAGTCTCGGCCACGATCCGGCCGAACTGGAGGACAGGGTCGGCGTGTTCGCGATGGTCGAGACCGTTCGGGGAGTCGCCCACCTCGCGGAGATCTGCGCGGTACCGGGCCTGAGCGGGTTGTACGCCGGGCCCGCCGACCTGGCCGTCTCGATGGGATACGAGCCGGCGTCCGCATGGCGCCGGGAGGAGGTGTGCGCCGCCATGGCCGAGATCGTCACCGCGGCGCACACCGCCGGTCTGGTGGCCGGGGTGCACGCAGGCACGGGTGCCGCCGGACGCCAGGCGGCGCATCTCGGTTTCAGGATGATCACCCTCGCATCGGAATCACAGGCTCTGCGGCGCGGTGCGCAGATGCACCTGGCCGAGGCGAGAGCCACCGCACCACCCGACACGTCGACGGACGGGGGATACCGGTGAGCCGGGTGGCGCTGGTGACGGGTGCGGCGCGCGGACAGGGCGCGGCGATCGTCGCGCGGTTGCACGCCGACGGCTTCCGGGTGGCCGCCTGCGACGTCCGGTTCGACGAACTGCGCAGCACCGTAGGAGATCTCGGCGACGCGGTGCTCCCGATCCGGATGGACGTCACCTCACCGCAGCAGTGGGCGGACGCGGTCCGCGACACCGTCGCGCGGTTCGGTGCGCTCACCACCCTGGTGAACAACGCGGGCATCCTGCACCGGGCCGCGATCGCCGACGAGACCCCGGCCGGCTTCGAGAGCAGTTGGCGCGTGAACTGTCTTGGACCGTTCCTCGGCATCCAGGCGGTGACGGAGCACCTGACCGGCGTCGACGGCGCGGCGATCGTCAACACCTGCAGCACAGGCGCGATCCGTCCGTTCCCGCACCATGCGGCGTACGGCTCCGCGAAGTGGGCGCTGCGCGGGCTGACCCAGGTGGCGGCCGCCGAACTCGCGTCGTCGGGGATCCGGGTCAACGCCGTGTTCCCCGGACCGGTGCAGACACCGATGCTCGACCCGCAGACGCAGAGCCGGCTCGCGGCCGCCGCGACGCTGGGCCGGATCGGCAGGCCGGGCGAGATCGCCGACGCGGTGGCGTTCCTGGTCTCGGAGCAGGCGTCGTTCATCACCGGTGCCGAACTCGTCGTCGACGGCGGCCAGACCCTGCAGATCGGATGAGTGCGTTGGCCGAATCGTTGTCCGTGGCGGTCATCGGCGCCGGTCCCGGCGGGCTCGCGCTGGGGATCTTCCTGAAGAAGGCCGGATTCGAGGACTTCACGATCTTCGACCGGGAGGACGGCGTCGGCGGGACCTGGCGCATCAACACCTATCCGGGCCTGGCCTGTGACGTGAAATCGCACCTGTACTCGTACTCGTTCGACCTCAACCCGAACTGGTCGCGGTTGTGGTCGGGGCAGCCGGAGATCCTCGAGTACTTCGAGACATGCGCACGCCGCCATCACCTCGGCGCCCACCTGAGGC is a window from the Mycolicibacterium litorale genome containing:
- a CDS encoding HpcH/HpaI aldolase family protein, which codes for MSARGPLRDVLDGGAPVFGGWVVGPTVIGPEEFAAAGYDYVGIDLQHGYLDDADAALLLRRLEHVPVATVVRLPTAHAAPIGRVLDAGADAVVVAMVESADEAAAAVAATRYPPAGIRSFGPLRASLGHDPAELEDRVGVFAMVETVRGVAHLAEICAVPGLSGLYAGPADLAVSMGYEPASAWRREEVCAAMAEIVTAAHTAGLVAGVHAGTGAAGRQAAHLGFRMITLASESQALRRGAQMHLAEARATAPPDTSTDGGYR
- a CDS encoding SDR family NAD(P)-dependent oxidoreductase; this encodes MSRVALVTGAARGQGAAIVARLHADGFRVAACDVRFDELRSTVGDLGDAVLPIRMDVTSPQQWADAVRDTVARFGALTTLVNNAGILHRAAIADETPAGFESSWRVNCLGPFLGIQAVTEHLTGVDGAAIVNTCSTGAIRPFPHHAAYGSAKWALRGLTQVAAAELASSGIRVNAVFPGPVQTPMLDPQTQSRLAAAATLGRIGRPGEIADAVAFLVSEQASFITGAELVVDGGQTLQIG